The Comamonas sp. 26 DNA window ACGCCCACTTCGCGGGCAATCATGGCCGCAGCAATGTGCTCGGTCGATCCACGCGAACCGCCGCCCCACTTGATCGAGCCAGGGTCCTTCTTGAGCTGAGCCACCACTTCGGCCATGTTCTTGTAAGGCGAGTTGGCGGGCAACACGAACACGTTGTATTCGCTGGTCAGGCGGGCCAGAGGCGTTGCCTGTGTCAGATTCACTGGTGGCTTGCCAGTGATGATGCCACCCAGCATCACGGCGCCCATCACCATCATGGCGTTGGGATCACCCTTGCTGCCGTTGACAAACTGAGCCAGACCAATCGCGCCCGCAGCGCCGCCCTTGTTGTCATACGTGACGGAAGAAGCCACACCCGCGTCCTGCAAAGCCTTGCCCAGGGCTCGGCCTGTCGTGTCCCAGCCGCCACCGGGGTTGGCGGGCAGCATCATCTTGATGGCTGTCGCAGCCTGTGCCGACAGAGGCAAAGCACCAGCTGCCGCAAGGGCTGCCAGAGACTTCAGAAACGTATCACGACGCATGGTGAGCTCCTTATGTATTTGGTGAACGAATGATGATGAGCCTGCCTGTCAAACAGCTGTCCAAACGCCTAGGGCATTCCCTTAAGCGGTATCGGTAGTTTCACGAATTGCCCGTGGGTTCTCGGCGCAGTGCTATGTTCTGCCCCATGCAATTACTGCTTGTTGAAGATGATTCCGCCATGCGCACCACGCTGCAGCGCACCCTCATGCGCCGCGGCCTGCATGTCGAGGTAGCGGCCGACGGACCCAGCGCCCTGGCTCACTGGCTGACCCGTGAACCCGATGCCGTGGTGCTGGATCTGAGCCTGCCCGGCCTCGACGGCCTGCAAGTGCTGGAGCGCGCCCGCGCACAGGGCCTGCGCACCCCCGTACTGATACTCACCGCACGCGGCACGGTGGGTGACCGCGTAATGGGTCTGAATGCCGGTGCCGACGACTATCTGGCCAAGCCTTTTGACCTGGATGAGCTGGAAGCACGCCTGCGCGCACTGCTGCGCCGCAGCCAAGACAGCTTCACACCTAAATCCGCGCCTGAGACAATCATGCTGGGCGCTCTGCGCTATGAAAAAGAAAGCGGTGCTATCTATCTGAACGATGCGGTGCTGGAGCTGACGCCACGTGAGCTGTCCATGATGCACGCCCTTCTGGCCCGCCCCGGCCACGCCGTAACCAAGGAGCGCCTGTTCAGTCTCGTCTTCCCCGGTGAGGTCGATGTTCAGTACGAAGCCGTAGAAGTCGTGGCCTATCGCCTGCGCAAAAAACTCAGCGGCACAGGCGTTCAACTGGTCACGCTGCGAGGCCTCGGCTATCTCATCAAGGTCGAGGTCAGTACATGAGCACCAGCACAGGCCCGGCCAGTGGGCGGCGCCGGGCTGCCTGGTCTCTGCGGCGCCTGCTGCTCACCGGTATTCTGCTGCCAGTGCTGCTGCTTATTGCGCTGAACGCCTGGAGCCTGTATCAGCAAACCCTGTCATCGCTGCACACGGCGTATGACAGAACGCTGCTGGCATCGGCCAAGAGCATCAGCGAACAAATTGGCGTTGAGGGCTACGACGAAAAGGCCCATCTGCGCGCAATGGTGCCCTACTCGGCGCTGGAGATTTTTGAAGCCGATAACCAGAGCCGCATGTTCTACCGAGTCTCCACGCTCGATGGAGCACTGGTCTCGGGCTTCAGCGAGCTGCCCGTGTGGCATGGCAAGATTCCGCCGCGCCCGCCCTATGCCGCGCTAGTGGATTTTTATGACGATGAGTTTCGCGGCCACCCAGTGCGCGTCGCCGTACTGCTGCAACCTGTCGCCAGCGCCAACGGCCGCGGCATGGCGGTTATTCAAGTGGCTGAAACACTGGAGCTGCGCCAGTCTCTGGCTCTGCAGATTCTGCGAGATACGCTGATTCGCCAAGCACTGCTGGTACTGGTCGTGGCCCTTATCGTCATCATCGTGGTGCAGCGCGCAACCAAGCCCATTCGCCAGCTCAGCGAAGATTTGCAGGAGCGGGCTCAGGGCGACCTCAGCCCTCTCGACGCCCCCGAAGCCCCGCGTGAAATACAGCCGCTGCTGGACGCTACTAACCAGACCATGCTGCGCCTGCAGCGCCTGCTCAGCAATCAGAAGCGCTTTGTGCGCGATGCATCGCACCAGTTGCGCACGCCACTCGCCGTGCTCAAGGTGCAGGTGCAATCCGCCAAGCGCGGCGATATTCCACCTGCGCAAGCCTTTGCAGAAATTGACGACACCGTAGACCGCGCCACCCGCGTCGCCAACCAGATGCTGGCGCTGGCCAAGGTCGAGCAGCTGCGCCAGGAAGACAGCAGCCAGCCGAGCACCATGCTGGCCCAGTTAGACGACATCGTGCGCGATGTAGCGCTTGAGCTGTCACCGCTGATTGCCGATCTGGACATGGACTTTGGCATTGAAACCCAGCCCTGCCACGTGCCCGCCCATGAATGGATGGTGCGCGAGCTGACCCGCAACCTGCTGCACAATGCACTGCGCCATACGCCGCGAGGTGGGCGACTGCAAGTCGATGTGCGTCAGCAAGACGGCATGGCCTTACTCAGCATTGAAGACAGCGGCAGCGGCATTGATGACGAACTGGCCCAGCGCCTGTTCCAGCCTTTCTCAGCGGGGAATGCACGCAGCGGATCGGGCCTCGGCCTGGCCATCTGCCAGGAAATTGTGCAAACCCTGGGGGGCCAGATCGAGCTGCGCAATCTGCACGATATATGCGGACAGGTTTGCGGTCTGCGCGCGCTGGTGAAACTGCCGCTGCAGCATGCGGAAGCACAGAGCCTTGATACACAACTGTCTTGAATCTCGGCCCAGACTCGCCGCAAAATATCTGCATGAGCGAAATTCAATCCATGCGTCTGGACAAATGGCTGTGGTGCGCGCGGTTCTACAAGACCCGCAGCTTGGCTGTTGAGGAAATTGGCAAGGGCCGCGTCACCGTCAACAAGTCCAATGCCAAGGCCTCGCGTGAAATACGCCCCGGCGACACCATCGACCTGCGCCAGGGCAGCATTCCCAAAGAAGTCATCGTGCGCAGCCTGAGCAATATGCGCGGCCCGGCCCCTGTGGCCCAGCTGCTGTATGAGGAAACGTCGCAGAGCATGGCCCAGCGCGAGCAACTGGCCGAGCAGCGCCGCCTGGCGCCAGAGCCCGCAGACACGCTGGCTGCCCTGCATGCAGGCCGCCCCACCAAACGCGACCGCCGCGAGATTGACCGCGTCAGCAAAGACCACCGCAGCAGCGGCTGGGGTGATCGCTGGAGCGCATCGATTGACGACTAAAACCCTGCAGCAGCCATGATCCGCAGACAACTGATCTCACTGGCGGGTGCATTGACTGCCGGGTCCCTAGGCTGGTGGTGGCTGCGCAAGGATGCTGCGGCGGAAGATAGACACGACATCATTCGTGCCGTCTTCACCGCCAACGCTCTACCGACTTTCTCAGCGCAACATTTGCTGCTGATACGCCAGTTGCACGTGAACTGGGTTCCCGAAGAATCAGGTGCACCAGGCATTGATCCTGTGCAGCCGCTATGGAGTTCCAGCGCAAACGTCAATACAAGCACCGAAGCAGACTCTGCCTTGCGCACTGCCCTTCACATTCTGCAAACCACAGACCGCACGCGGGCCACCCGCCTGCTGGCCGAAGTCTGCTTGCTCATTCCTGAATTCGTCGCCTCAGCCACGCTGCCTGCAGGCAGCTATTCATTACCTTCTGGCTTTGTGCAGCCCAAGCAGCACGCCAGCGCAAGCCAGGCGTTTCAGTTTCTGCCCGCACATCAATTGCTGCTCAACGCCGCCCAATGGCGCGAGGTCAGCAGCGACAGCATTGACGACGTGTTGAACGACGAAGACCCCAGCCAGCCGCTGTGGCCTATGCCCTATATCGATGGCAAGCGGCCTTATGGCAATCGCAGCTACTACCAGATCGACATGGCGGAGTTGCTGGGTCAGCCCTATGCCAAAAATGCTCAGGGCAAATACATTCTCCCGCCCGATAAAGATCAGGCTCTGGCCAGCTTGCACCAGCAGACGCAGGCAGCGCTGCAAGTGCTGTTCATGTACGGGACACCCGGCACTTCCATACAAGGCTAAAAGTCATCTAGCGCTTACAGCTCAAGCGCTACCTGCTCTGAATTCATGAGCAAGAGACAATCTTCAGCATCTTTCAGTTACTTAAAATAAGAGCTGCCAGCGATTGTCATGCAAGCCTTTGATGGAACTTCAAGCCTGAAATAGCTTCTATGCATACGCAAGCAGCTATCTTTTCAATAGCTCATCCTCGCCTTTGCGGCACGCTTTTTCTGGTCGATTAACGACCATTCCCCCGTCTCTGCTCTCGAATGTCACTCGCTTTTTACCGGTCTGCTCACGCCCTCCCCGTAACTTCAGGCCAGCGCCTTGCACGCTATGCCGCCTTGGCCCTGCTGTCCATCAGCAGCATGGCCTGCACGGCCAAGATGCCGCTGCCGCTGCCGTCGTCGCCCACCGCTCCAGCGGGTCAACTGCAAGTCTCCAACCCCACGCGCAGCACTCAGGGGTTTAGCCAGTGCCCCCAGTTCTTTGCAGGCGGCAAGCCTCCAGTTCTCAACGATCAGCCCAAGCTGCGTGCACTTTGCTATGACGCATTTGCCATTCTGCACAGTGGCCAGAGCAAGACACCCGTCTTTGTCGCCCAGCGCTTGAACAAGGCATTGGTGGAAGACGCAGACGAAAAACGCACCAACAAGTTCTTCAGCGACGCCCGCCTGCCCCGCGACGAACGGGCCGAGCTGGACGACTACAAGCGCTCCGGCTACTCACGCGGCCACATGGCACCTGCCGGTGACATGCCCACTGCACAGGCCATGGCCCAGAGCTTTTCACTGGCCAATATGGTGCCTCAGTCCAGCAAACAAAACGGCGGCCCCTGGGCTCGCATCGAAAAAGACACACGCAGCTACGCCCAGCGTGCTGCTGGCGATGTCTACGTCATCACCGGGCCCGTATTTGCCGCGGATACGAGTGCCGTCGGAAGCAACCAGGTACGAGTCCCCAGCTTTCTGTACAAGCTGGTCTACGACGCCCAGAACCAACGCGCCTGGGCCCACTGGCAAGCCAATGACGATGCCGCCCGCGTAACCCAGCCCATCAGCTACGAAGAATTGGTGCGCCGCACCGGCATCGAGTTCCTGCCCTCCACAGCACTACGCAGCGCAGGCAAGATCCAGCAGGTTTCCGCACCTGCATCTGTCCTGCAACGCTAAGCCTGCTCTTCAAACAACAAAAGCCTGCTGGCTATGCCAGCAGGCTTTTTGCATTGCATTCAGTATTTAGTTGCCGGGCTTGAGCAATTCCAGCTCATCCGCCGTCAGCCAGCGCCATTCGCCTGGCGCAAGATTTTCCGGCAACACCAGCCCACCAATTCGCCAGCGGTGCAGACTTTCCACGCGGTTGCCCACGGCAGCCAGCATGCGCTTGACCTGGTGATACTTGCCTTCAGTCAGCGTCAAATCCAGCACATGCGTATCAATCAGCTCGCATGCGGCAGCCTTCACAGGCTTGGGATCATCATCCAGCACCACGCCATCCAGCAGGCTCTGCACCTGCTTCGCATCGACAGGATGCTTGCAAGTCACGCGATAGACCTTGGAGACATGCTTTTTGGGCGACGACATGCGGTGAATGAACTGACCGTCATCGCTGAGCAGCAGCAAGCCCGTCGTATCCTGATCCAGGCGGCCCACCGCTTGCACGCCCTGCACGGCACCCTTATTGGGTCGCAAGCGCAAAGGCGGTGGCAGCAGGCTGTAGATGCTGGGGTGAGCTGAGGGCTTTTGGGAGCAT harbors:
- a CDS encoding tripartite tricarboxylate transporter substrate binding protein is translated as MRRDTFLKSLAALAAAGALPLSAQAATAIKMMLPANPGGGWDTTGRALGKALQDAGVASSVTYDNKGGAAGAIGLAQFVNGSKGDPNAMMVMGAVMLGGIITGKPPVNLTQATPLARLTSEYNVFVLPANSPYKNMAEVVAQLKKDPGSIKWGGGSRGSTEHIAAAMIAREVGVDPSKINYVAFRGGGEAISAILGGNVTVGGSGFSEFAEYITTGKMKPIGVTSAQRLKGAASSIPTLKEQGINVEIGNWRGVYGAPGISAAQRTELIAQIEKATKSKAWAEALQKNDWTPAWLGGDAFAKFVDDEFASLRATMAKSGMI
- a CDS encoding response regulator, whose amino-acid sequence is MFCPMQLLLVEDDSAMRTTLQRTLMRRGLHVEVAADGPSALAHWLTREPDAVVLDLSLPGLDGLQVLERARAQGLRTPVLILTARGTVGDRVMGLNAGADDYLAKPFDLDELEARLRALLRRSQDSFTPKSAPETIMLGALRYEKESGAIYLNDAVLELTPRELSMMHALLARPGHAVTKERLFSLVFPGEVDVQYEAVEVVAYRLRKKLSGTGVQLVTLRGLGYLIKVEVST
- a CDS encoding sensor histidine kinase, whose protein sequence is MSTSTGPASGRRRAAWSLRRLLLTGILLPVLLLIALNAWSLYQQTLSSLHTAYDRTLLASAKSISEQIGVEGYDEKAHLRAMVPYSALEIFEADNQSRMFYRVSTLDGALVSGFSELPVWHGKIPPRPPYAALVDFYDDEFRGHPVRVAVLLQPVASANGRGMAVIQVAETLELRQSLALQILRDTLIRQALLVLVVALIVIIVVQRATKPIRQLSEDLQERAQGDLSPLDAPEAPREIQPLLDATNQTMLRLQRLLSNQKRFVRDASHQLRTPLAVLKVQVQSAKRGDIPPAQAFAEIDDTVDRATRVANQMLALAKVEQLRQEDSSQPSTMLAQLDDIVRDVALELSPLIADLDMDFGIETQPCHVPAHEWMVRELTRNLLHNALRHTPRGGRLQVDVRQQDGMALLSIEDSGSGIDDELAQRLFQPFSAGNARSGSGLGLAICQEIVQTLGGQIELRNLHDICGQVCGLRALVKLPLQHAEAQSLDTQLS
- a CDS encoding RNA-binding S4 domain-containing protein, whose amino-acid sequence is MSEIQSMRLDKWLWCARFYKTRSLAVEEIGKGRVTVNKSNAKASREIRPGDTIDLRQGSIPKEVIVRSLSNMRGPAPVAQLLYEETSQSMAQREQLAEQRRLAPEPADTLAALHAGRPTKRDRREIDRVSKDHRSSGWGDRWSASIDD
- a CDS encoding DNA/RNA non-specific endonuclease, whose protein sequence is MLSISSMACTAKMPLPLPSSPTAPAGQLQVSNPTRSTQGFSQCPQFFAGGKPPVLNDQPKLRALCYDAFAILHSGQSKTPVFVAQRLNKALVEDADEKRTNKFFSDARLPRDERAELDDYKRSGYSRGHMAPAGDMPTAQAMAQSFSLANMVPQSSKQNGGPWARIEKDTRSYAQRAAGDVYVITGPVFAADTSAVGSNQVRVPSFLYKLVYDAQNQRAWAHWQANDDAARVTQPISYEELVRRTGIEFLPSTALRSAGKIQQVSAPASVLQR
- a CDS encoding 16S rRNA pseudouridine(516) synthase, which encodes MQLQDMLYSQGFGIRRVCSGLVQQGWVELWNTETESWDVVLDSTLDIDPEGMSFKVQGVEWAYHALGYVLLHKPAGTECSQKPSAHPSIYSLLPPPLRLRPNKGAVQGVQAVGRLDQDTTGLLLLSDDGQFIHRMSSPKKHVSKVYRVTCKHPVDAKQVQSLLDGVVLDDDPKPVKAAACELIDTHVLDLTLTEGKYHQVKRMLAAVGNRVESLHRWRIGGLVLPENLAPGEWRWLTADELELLKPGN